One window from the genome of Nicotiana tomentosiformis chromosome 5, ASM39032v3, whole genome shotgun sequence encodes:
- the LOC138892851 gene encoding uncharacterized protein, whose translation MDQIPGAPPVLKGQNSKKYTQLPYKPSATPELISKWFKMHDVPKYDGTSDPQEHITTYTTEVERNDLAPYEIESVLLKKFGETLMRGALTWYSLLPEHSIDSFEMLMNSFIKAHAGTKKVQARKADIFRIAQGESELLQDFVTRFQKERMFLPAVPDEWAAEEFTEGLNPRSLDASKKLKKGREKNKEKSKVNFDMDRRSLKGRFLPYERTEGRGRGFRSTDRFTTDRRTDLSRNNRSLQEKESVGTRDPSYPRISEYNFNVSTVELVSAMRNIKEARYPKPIRSDPSKRDPNLYCEYHGTNRHWIGDCRHLREEVATLLKNGHLREFLSDRAKNNYGRNRDNAEPSKVGEDPPCQMINMIFGGKYINGVTLLAAKKTKVSITYSKRLREVAEDDITFMEEDAHRLLLLHNDALVISLNVLDFKI comes from the exons ATGGACCAAATACCGGGTGCACCCCCGGTGCTGAAAGGACAgaactcaaagaagtatactcagcTGCCGTACAAACCAAGCGCGACACCAGAATTAATCTCAAAGTGGTTTAAAATGCATGACGTGCccaagtatgatggaacttcagaccctcaggagcatattaccacctacacaacggagGTGGAGAGGAATGATTTAGCTCCttatgagattgaatctgttttgctgaagaagttcggagagacTCTCATGAGGGGAGCCTTAACGTGGTATTCActattacccgagcattccatagattcctttgagatgctcatgAATTCTTTTATTAAGGCTCATGCCGGGACCAAAAAGGTgcaggcccgaaaggccgacatatttagAATTGCACAAGGAGAATCCGAGTTGCTGCAAGATTTTGTTACCCGGTTCCAAAAGGAGAGGATGTTTCTCCCGGCTGTTCCGGACGAATGGGCGGCTGAAGAATTCACTGAGGGACTGAATCCGAGAAGTTTAGATGCTTCCAAGAAACTGAAAAAA GgacgggagaagaataaagaaaaatcaaaagtcaaTTTTGACATGGATAGACGGTCTTTGAAGGGCCGATTTTTGCCATATGAACGGACCGAAGGTCGCGGTAGAGGCTTCCGGTCAACAGATAGGTTCACTACCGATAGAAGGACTGATCTCAGTCGGAACAATAGATCGTTGCAGGAAAAAGAATCGGTAGGTACGCGGGATCCTTCCTACCCCAGAATATCAGAATACAATTTCAATGTCAGTACAGTAGAGTTGGTatcagccatgagaaacatcaaagaagcacggtATCCGAAGCCAATAAGATCTGATCCTAGcaagagggatcccaacttgtaTTGTGAATACCATGGGACGAATAGACACTGGattggggactgccgacatcttcgGGAAGAAGTGGCGACACTgttgaagaatggtcatctcagagaattcttgagtgaccgggCCAAGAACAACTATGGTCGCAACCGGGACAATGCGGAACCCTCGAAAGTTGGGGAAGATCCCCCGTGCCagatgatcaacatgatcttcggagggaaatACATCAACGGGGTCACCTTGTTGGCAGCAAAAAAGACAAAAGTGTCAATAACCTAtagcaagagactccgggaagttgCCGAAGATGATATCACTTTCATGGAGGAGGACGCACACAGATTACTGCTACTGCATAATGATGCacttgtaatttctttaaatgtgctagattttaaaATTTAA